Genomic DNA from Marnyiella aurantia:
AAGCCAACTAGAAGAAACATTCAAGCAGCTTAAAAATATCAGCGGAATTTCTAAAGTACAACGAATATAGAATCAGATTTAATGAAGTTAACCACCTATTTTCAAAAATTTTTCCAAAGTAGCCAGTCATCAGGCATTTTATTGCTGGGCTGCGTAATTATTTCACTACTTATAGCAAATTCCGGCGCCGGTTCATCTTTTGCCGACATTCTTCAGTATCAATTAGGACCATACAGTACTTCCGTATGGATTAATGACGGCCTGATGGCTATATTTTTCCTGCTGGTAGGTTTGGAAATTAAAAGGGAAATTGTGGAAGGTGAACTTTCAAGTTTTAAGAATGCTTCTTTGCCCATTTTTGCAGCAATTGGAGGCATGGTAGTTCCTGCGCTTATATTTGCATTCTTTAACTCAGGCACAGAATATGCTAATGGCTGGGGAATTCCGATGGCTACAGATATCGCATTCTCGCTTGCCATCGTGGCTATGCTGGGTAGCAGGGTTCCGGCCTCTATTAAGATTTTTCTTGCTGCCCTGGCTATAGTGGATGATTTAGGTGCGATTATGGTGATTGCAATTTTCTACACAGAGCAGATACACTGGATCTACCTTCTTTTCACTGCTCTGGTCATAATTTTATTGATTTTTCTGAACCGATTTAAGGTTACACGTCATATCTATTATCTTATTCCCGGGATATTCCTGTGGTATTTTATGCATCACTCCGGAATCCATGCCACTATTGCCGGTGTAATCCTTGCCTTTACCATACCAACCAATGCATCTCATACTGAAATTTCACCGCTGGAGAAACTGGAACACCGCCTGCACACTCCGGTGAATTTTCTGATAATGCCCTTATTTGCCCTGGCCAATACCAATATCCTTTTTAAAAGCGGTATGGTAGAGGGACTTTTCTCTACCCTGGGTTACGGGATTATCCTGGGTCTTGTAGCTGGAAAACTGATTGGAATCACTCTGTTTTCAGGAATTGCTATCCGCACAAAGTTAAGTTCACTTCCGGCCGACAGTAACTGGACTCAGATGATTGGAACAGCACTGCTGGCAGGAATTGGATTCACGATGTCCATTTTTATCGCACTGCTTTCTTATAAAGGTCATCTGGAGATTCAGGAAGAAGCCAAATTTGCCATTTTGGTAGCTTCGGCCATTTCCGGAGTTTCAGGTTATTTCATTCTGAGACAGGCAGGACGAAAAAAAACAACCTGATTTCAGAGCTTGGGATGATTGTCCGTTGGCGTTTCAAGTATAATCTGGTGTTCTTGATTTACTTCACCATTATCAAAATGTATAATGGGTTTTGGAATTTCCTTCTGCAGTTCATCGGCAATCAGTTTGTCCAGTCTCACACGCCGGATGGCCAGGTTCAGTTCATTGCCGAACAGCAGTAAATATACATTCACGTTTACCCATACCATAAGCAGGATCATGGTGCCGATAGAACCGTAAAGTACATTGTAAGTGGCAAAATTACGGGCGTAAATAGCAAACAGATAGGTAGTGAGTACAAAAAGAACGGTTGTAAGCAGGGCGCCCGGCACGGCCTGTTTAAACCGGGTAATTTTCACAGTGCCTACCCAGTAAAACAAGGCCAGCAGGAAGAAATAGAACAGGGGAAACGAGATAAACCCGATTATTTTGGAAAGGTTATCTACAAACCATGATATATCATATGCCGGCTTAAACCACTTGAGTACAAGTTCGGCATAGTATACCCCAAAGAGAGCCAGAAATATAACGCTGATAAAAGCTATGGTAATAAAGAATGCGGTGATGAACTCTTTTACGTCATGGTGTTTCTCGTCCGTATTTTCGTTGAATCCATCAATAAGGGCAAAGGTTCCGTTGGTTGCAAAAAACAATGCCAGAATAATGGTGATTTTACTTATGGAAGTTGTGTTTGGAATAATTGTATTCTTTATATACCCAATTACATCTGCTTCAATCCTTCCGGGGAATATTCGGTGCATAAGCACATCAAATATGTAAAACTGCAATCTATCATAATACGGCAGATAAGGCATTATGGAAAGCAGAAAGAGGATAAAGGGAAACAGTGAAAAGACGAAATTCCACGATATCGCGCCGGCAGTCCGGCCAATTTTGTTTTTGAAAACCCCCTGAATATAAATATCGAACATTTTCCACAGTGATACGCCCAGAAAAGGAATATGGATGCCGTCCAGGAACTGATGAATTTTTCTTATGAAGTGTGGGGTTCTAAAAGTCATTCAACTATATTTGCAGCACAAATATAAGCAATGCGAATCAATTTACTGTGTATAGGCAAGACGTCGAGCACCGAAATAAAGGGCCTTATTGATTATTATATGACCCGTCTGCCCAGACATTGGAACTTTGAACTTATTGAAATTCCTGATGTTAAAAACGCCGGAAACTTCTCCCCTGACTTGCTGAAAAAAGAGGAAGCCAAACTTTTTCTGAACTATATAGAATCTTCGGATATTACGGTTTTGTTGGACGAAAATGGTAAACAGTTTACAAGTCGTGAATTTGCGGGAAAAATGGATGTCTGGATGAATTCTTCAGTAAAGAAAATCAATTTCCTTATCGGTGGTGCCTACGGTTTTGCCCCGGAGCTTCATCAGAGTACGGGCGGTACGCTTTCACTTTCCAAAATGACATTTACGCATCAGATGATACGGCTTTTCTTTGTGGAACAACTGTACAGGGCAGATCAGATCCTGCAGGGTAAACCTTACCACAACGACTGACAATCCGGCCCTATTTAACCTCGCACTTTTTCAGCAGGTCGTTGATCAGATATTTCTCAAAACCGGTTTTCAGTGCTTTTTCAAGGTTTATGCAGGCATCTGTAGCACGGTTGGTCTCAAACTGGATACGGGCTTTTGTTACATAGGACAGTGAGAATTTTGGATCCAGCTTGATAGCCCTGTCCACATCAGCAGTGGCTTCCTTATGTTTTTTCATGGCCAGATAAACGGCGGCCCTGTTATTATAAAGCAGACTTTCCGGCTTTTCAGAAATGAGCGTATTATAATCCTTAAGTGCCGCATCAAGCTTCCCGGAATTCATCTTGAAGGTCGCATAGTTGGTTCGGGCAATAAGGTTTTCGGGCGCAATGGAAATCAGGTACTGATAATCCTTTTCGGCCAGATCATTTTTCTTCAGGTCTTCATAAACCTTAGCACGTGTCAGGAACAGTTCCGCATTTTCGCTGTCCAGTAAGAGACCTTTCGCGGCAAAATCCAAAGCATTCTGCTTATTACCCCACTGCGCATGCATAGAACTTAAGTTGATATAGGTCTCCAAAATATTGGGGTCCGCTTTCAGTGCATTCTGGTAGGAAGCAAATGCCTGCTGGCGGTTGCCGAGCCGGCGCTGGGAAGTCCCCAGATTATTATAGTACTGCGCTTTCAGTTTGCCTATCCGCTCCTTATCGGCAAGCGAAGCATAGCCAGCTTCTGCACATTTGTAATCGGCTTTTTTAAAGCATTCGTCAGCCGCTTTGGAATCCTGCAGCTGTGCTGAGCCCATTATAGCTATTGCAAGGGTAAGAAAAGTAGAGATTTTTTTCATCGCATCAAATGAGTTTTTTGTTGATCACTTTAAGGCTTAATGCTGCAAAGAGTCCGCCTAAAAGGTAACCTACTCCACCTCCCATAAGAACATCCAGTGGAAAGTGAACGCCCAGATAAATGCGGCTGTAGGAAACTATAGCGGCCCAAAGGAAAAGGAAGAGTGGAAACCACCCGAACTTCTTCTTCAGCATGACCGTCATAAAGTTAGCAATAAAAAATGTATTGGACGCGTGCGCCGAATAGAAGCCAAAACTTCCGCCACACTCCACCTCACGCATTAGGTTTTCCAGAATCGGATCATGACATGGCCGCAGTCTGGCAATCCCAACCTTAAAAATACCTGCCAGCTGATCTGAAACTGCGACGCCCAATGCGATGAAGACCAGCATATAGATAAGAGCCCGCCAGCCATAAGTGCGCAGAAGCACAATAAGAAACACCATATACAGTGGAATCCATATCCACTTTTCGGAGATCATCAGCCAGAAATTATCGAAGGTGTGATTTCCAAGACCATTCAGAAACAGAAAAATCTCCTTATCTAATGCTATTAACTCCTGCATTGGGCTAGCGGCTTACGGGTCCTTGGTGGGAATCGGAAAGCTGATCGGTCTTGCTCTTAGCTGTAAGGTCCAGATCCCGTCTCAGTTCGTGGGTTGGATCGTATTCCTTGGCGGCTTCCTTAACCTTTTCAATCTCACGCTTTATCTCAGCAACGGGATTATCGGTCTCCTTCAATATTTCGGTCTTTATATCCTCCATTGCACCCTTCATCTTGCGGACTCCAAGGCCCAGGTCGCGTGCGATGGACGGAATTTTATCCGGACCGAACAGAACAATAATTGCGAGTATAACTACGATAATTTCAGAGAAACCTAATTCCATGGCGCAAAAATACAAAAACAAATCTCAACACATTAAAGGAAAATTCCGGAAGGTTAACAATTTAGACCCTGGCCTTACAGTTTCCTTCGGTGAAATCACATTGTGCCCGAGATACCCCTAAAGACCGGCACTTTTTATGATTTACGGGCTTTTTTTCGGTGGAAAACATAGTAAACAAATCCGGCACTTGCAGCCATTAACAGAAAACCTAAAAAGAACGGAGCACCCGCAAACTGAAACGGGGCCTGGTCATGAGTGAAATAATAGAAAACATTGGTCATAAGTGGCGGTCCAATGATGGATGTGATACTAACCACAGAAGTTAGTGCCCCCTGAATATCGCCCTGTTCATTAGCCGGTACCTTGGAAGATATGACAGACTGCAGGGCCGGACCGGCTATACCACCCAGGCAATACAGAAGCAGTATGGCAAACATCATCCACTCCTCATAGGCGAATGCGAACAGAAACATTCCCACGCTGTATAACATTATACCGTAAAGTATGCTCCGTTCAGTACCGAACCTCGGATGGACTTTGCGGATAAGGAAACCCTGCACCACGGCGGTGACAGCTCCCATTACACCCAGCGAAATTCCCACCATCTTCTCGTCCCAGCTGAAGCGGTACATGGTGAAGAACGCCCAGTTGGTCTGTACAGCATGTGCCGCAATATAAACAAGGAACCAGGCCATCATAAGATACAGTATGGCCGGATACCGCCGGATATTTAGCAGTGTACCCACAGGGTTAGCCCGTCTCCAGCTGAAGTTACGCCGGTTTTCTTTTCCCAGACTTTCAGGCAATACAAAGATTCCATAGAGGAAGTTGAGTAAACAGAGGATACCCGCAGCGATAAATGGCACGCGTGGACCGAACTGGCCCAGAAGTCCGCCGATTACCGGTCCCAGGATAAATCCAAGTCCGAAGGCTGCGCCAATCATCCCGAAATTCTTTGAACGGTTGCTGTCATCAGAGATATCAGCAATATAGGCGCTCGCTGTTGTTATACTTGCGCCGGTAACTCCCGAGAATATCCGGCCAACAAAAAGCCAGAATATGGTTGGCGCCCAGGCCTGGATGAAAAAATTAAGTGCAAAACCAAGCAGCGCAAATAATATGACCGGCCGCCGTCCGTACTTGTCACTCAGATTGCCTAGTACCGGCGCAAAGAGGAACTGCATAAAGGCATAGGCGAAACTCAGCCAGCCGCCATACTGCGAGGCTACGCTTAAATCTGCGTCATGTATCAGTTCTTTTATCAGCGACGGAACTACGGGAATAACAATTCCCCAGCCGGTAATATCAACCAAAAGGGTAATGAATATAAACCCAATGGCTGCCGATTTATTATTTTTTTTCACAGGTGCGAAGGTAAGAATTAATCTAAAACTGCAGAAACCAGATCAGCTTCCGGAAACTGAAATTAAAGTGGTCCGGATCAAGTTTACGCAAAAAAAATATCCCCATAAATGGGGATATTCACTATATATAAAATGAAATTAATTGCGTGTTGTGCCGGCTACATCTTCTACTATGGGATCCTCAGCGATTGCCTTGGTACCCTTTTTCTTAAGAAGGTCGTAAGATACGGCTGAAGCAATAAACCACGTGGAATACGTTCCGAATCCTACACCGATTAGAAGTGCAAACATAAACCCTCTTAAATTTTCGCCGCCAAAAATGAAGATGGCCAGGATTACAAGGAAGGTAGCAAAGGCGGTGTTAAAGGTACGTCCCAGGGTACTGGAGATTGAATCGTTAAACAGATTCTCCAGAGTAAGGGATTTTTTATCCTTTAAATATTCCCGGATTCTGTCAAAGATGATTACCGTATCGTTGATGGAGTACCCCAATACTGTAAGCAGTGCCGCAATAAAGTCCTGATTGATCTCCATACTGAAAGGCATTATATTTCTCAGGATAGAATAAGCACCCAGGATTACGATAGCATCATGGACCAGAGAGGCAATCGCGCCTGTGGAGAACTGCCATCTCTTAAATCGTAAGAGAATATACAGGAAGATACCCACAAGCGCTATTAACAGCGCCATAGCGCCACCGGACTTAATATCGTCGGCAACGGTAGGTCCTACTTTTACTGAACTGATGATCCCGTACGTAGTGTCTTCACCACCTTTAAAGTTCCTGACAGAAGCGTCCGCGGGCAGAAACTGCTTAAGACCCTCGAACAGCTTTTGTTCTACAGCCATATCAGCTTCTACAGATTCCTCATTGATCATATAATCGGTAGTGATCTTGAGTTGGTTGTCCGTACCGAAGGTCTTTACATCAACAGCGTTCTGATCACCGTCCTTGGCAACGAATATCTTCTGCAGACTTTCATCAGCTTCCACAGGATTAACAGATTTGTCGAAACGCACTACATAACTCCGCCCACCGTTAAAGTCTACACCAAATTTAAATCCTTGGGTAAAGATTGATAGCAAACAGATAACAGTAAGTATTGCTGAGAAGATATAGGCAAACTTTCTCTTTCCGATGAAATTAATCCATGTATTACGGAAAAGGTTTTTAGTCATTGGTGTCCAAACGGAAAGACCTTTGCCTTTTTCAAGACGGTTGAAGATCATTACCCTTGTTAAAAGTACACAGGTAAACATTGACATCAGGATACCGATACCCAGGGTTACCGCAAAACCTTTAATAGGACCCGTTCCGAATACATAAAGTACAATTGCAGTAAGCAACGAAGTAATGTTTCCGTCAATAATGGCAGATAATGAGAAGTTGAAACCTTCTTTATAGGCCTCCTTGATATTTTTGCCCAGGAAGAGTTCCTCTTTCGTTCTTTCATAGACGATCACGTTGGCATCAATAGCCATGGCCATCGAAAGCACAATACCGGCAATACCCGGAAGCGTAAGTGTAGCATCTACTGAATCCATAATTCCAATCAGGAAAAACAGGTTAAAGACCATAGCAATAACCGCGTAAACACCCGCTCCACCGTAATAGAAAATCAGGTACACCACAATAATCAGGAACGCAATAATGAATGACCACATACCGGACTGAATAGATTCAGCACCCAGGGATGGCCCTACCACTTCAGCCTGCACGATCTTTGCACCGGCAGGAAGTTTACCCGCGCCAAGTACATTTACGAGATCCTGAGCCTCTTCCTGAGAAAAGTTTCCGGAAATCTGTGTTCTTCCGCTGGGAATAGCTTCGTTTACATTTGGCGCTGTATATACAACGTTATCCAGGGTAACAGCTACCGGCTTTCCAACGTTTTTCTCGGTCATAGTTTTCCAGTCCTTGGCACCTTTGGAATCCATCTGCATGTCCACCACTACTCTGCCCAAATCATCATATCCGATGTTTGCAGATTCTACCGCACCGTCTACAGGTGCTTTTTGTGAAGCGTTGCTGCGGATAGCGTAAAGGACAAGGTTATTCTCGTTTCCTGCATCAGGTTTGTAACCCCAGAAGAAATTTGTGTATTTAATATTTGCCGGCCTTGCATCCTTAGCAATCTGGCTGTTTAATATTTTATTAATGGTAGCTGTGTCGCTCAGTTTAATGTTACCAACTCCGTTTGCAGCCATAGTATTAAGCTGGAGCAGGTTCATCAGGTTCGTCGTTTTCGGAACTCCGATCGAGTCTCCTTTTACGGCGATGATTTGGGAAAGCTGCTCAAAATAAGGAGCAACCTCCTGAAGCTGCTGCACTTCCCAGAACTGTAGTTTTGCGGAAGTCTGAAGCATTTTCTTTACACGGTCGATGTCCTTCACACCCGGCATCTCCACAGAGATACGCCCTGTTCCGGGTACACGCTGCACATTTGGTTGAGTTACGCCCATCTTGTCTATACGCGTACGGATAACCTCGTAAGCTGTTCCGGTAGAAAGCTCAATTCTGTTGCGCACGATTTTCTTAACCTCCTCGTCATTGGTATTGAACCTGATTTCTGTAAGGTTAGGATTACCGAAGATTTCAGGGTCTGCAAGTTTAAGATTAGCACCTTTCTGCTTATTTACAGCATCAAACTCAACGAAAAAGTTATCGATATAAGAGCGGGTTGAATTCTTCTGTACTTCATCTGTACGGTTCAGCGCCTCAATAAGGATTGGATTTTCAGAGTAATTGGTCAGGTTGCTGATAAGGTCCCTTTGGTTGATTTCCAAAAGAACATTAATCCCGCCCTTAAGGTCCAAACCAAGTTTCATCTCTTTTTCCTTGGCACCCGAGTAGTGGAGTTTCGTAAACCCAAGATTAAGAGTGTCTTTGGAAAGCCGGTCCAGCTCCTTTTGGTACTTCACAGGATCACCTGCCGAAATTTCTGTAGCCTGCTTTTCAACCTTACTGGTATACCACGTGGGCAGCAGCTCGTTGATGCAGATTAAGCCTAGAATAACCGCTATAAGCGTAATAAATCCTTTTCCTTGCATTATAATACAACATTAAAATTTAGTCGGCAAATATAATGTTTTTATTAGCACTTTTCACATTATTTTAACATTTACACTTCTTTATTTTACGGTTTTTTGAAGGACTTTCAAGAAAATGTGCATTATATTAATTTTAAATATTTTATTGTAAAATCATCTGCTGAACATCG
This window encodes:
- the nhaA gene encoding Na+/H+ antiporter NhaA, yielding MKLTTYFQKFFQSSQSSGILLLGCVIISLLIANSGAGSSFADILQYQLGPYSTSVWINDGLMAIFFLLVGLEIKREIVEGELSSFKNASLPIFAAIGGMVVPALIFAFFNSGTEYANGWGIPMATDIAFSLAIVAMLGSRVPASIKIFLAALAIVDDLGAIMVIAIFYTEQIHWIYLLFTALVIILLIFLNRFKVTRHIYYLIPGIFLWYFMHHSGIHATIAGVILAFTIPTNASHTEISPLEKLEHRLHTPVNFLIMPLFALANTNILFKSGMVEGLFSTLGYGIILGLVAGKLIGITLFSGIAIRTKLSSLPADSNWTQMIGTALLAGIGFTMSIFIALLSYKGHLEIQEEAKFAILVASAISGVSGYFILRQAGRKKTT
- a CDS encoding tetratricopeptide repeat protein; the protein is MKKISTFLTLAIAIMGSAQLQDSKAADECFKKADYKCAEAGYASLADKERIGKLKAQYYNNLGTSQRRLGNRQQAFASYQNALKADPNILETYINLSSMHAQWGNKQNALDFAAKGLLLDSENAELFLTRAKVYEDLKKNDLAEKDYQYLISIAPENLIARTNYATFKMNSGKLDAALKDYNTLISEKPESLLYNNRAAVYLAMKKHKEATADVDRAIKLDPKFSLSYVTKARIQFETNRATDACINLEKALKTGFEKYLINDLLKKCEVK
- a CDS encoding YihY/virulence factor BrkB family protein; this translates as MTFRTPHFIRKIHQFLDGIHIPFLGVSLWKMFDIYIQGVFKNKIGRTAGAISWNFVFSLFPFILFLLSIMPYLPYYDRLQFYIFDVLMHRIFPGRIEADVIGYIKNTIIPNTTSISKITIILALFFATNGTFALIDGFNENTDEKHHDVKEFITAFFITIAFISVIFLALFGVYYAELVLKWFKPAYDISWFVDNLSKIIGFISFPLFYFFLLALFYWVGTVKITRFKQAVPGALLTTVLFVLTTYLFAIYARNFATYNVLYGSIGTMILLMVWVNVNVYLLLFGNELNLAIRRVRLDKLIADELQKEIPKPIIHFDNGEVNQEHQIILETPTDNHPKL
- a CDS encoding 23S rRNA (pseudouridine(1915)-N(3))-methyltransferase RlmH, with product MRINLLCIGKTSSTEIKGLIDYYMTRLPRHWNFELIEIPDVKNAGNFSPDLLKKEEAKLFLNYIESSDITVLLDENGKQFTSREFAGKMDVWMNSSVKKINFLIGGAYGFAPELHQSTGGTLSLSKMTFTHQMIRLFFVEQLYRADQILQGKPYHND
- a CDS encoding phosphatase PAP2 family protein, which translates into the protein MQELIALDKEIFLFLNGLGNHTFDNFWLMISEKWIWIPLYMVFLIVLLRTYGWRALIYMLVFIALGVAVSDQLAGIFKVGIARLRPCHDPILENLMREVECGGSFGFYSAHASNTFFIANFMTVMLKKKFGWFPLFLFLWAAIVSYSRIYLGVHFPLDVLMGGGVGYLLGGLFAALSLKVINKKLI
- a CDS encoding TCR/Tet family MFS transporter; translated protein: MKKNNKSAAIGFIFITLLVDITGWGIVIPVVPSLIKELIHDADLSVASQYGGWLSFAYAFMQFLFAPVLGNLSDKYGRRPVILFALLGFALNFFIQAWAPTIFWLFVGRIFSGVTGASITTASAYIADISDDSNRSKNFGMIGAAFGLGFILGPVIGGLLGQFGPRVPFIAAGILCLLNFLYGIFVLPESLGKENRRNFSWRRANPVGTLLNIRRYPAILYLMMAWFLVYIAAHAVQTNWAFFTMYRFSWDEKMVGISLGVMGAVTAVVQGFLIRKVHPRFGTERSILYGIMLYSVGMFLFAFAYEEWMMFAILLLYCLGGIAGPALQSVISSKVPANEQGDIQGALTSVVSITSIIGPPLMTNVFYYFTHDQAPFQFAGAPFFLGFLLMAASAGFVYYVFHRKKARKS
- a CDS encoding Sec-independent protein translocase subunit TatA/TatB; this translates as MELGFSEIIVVILAIIVLFGPDKIPSIARDLGLGVRKMKGAMEDIKTEILKETDNPVAEIKREIEKVKEAAKEYDPTHELRRDLDLTAKSKTDQLSDSHQGPVSR
- the secD gene encoding protein translocase subunit SecD, whose translation is MQGKGFITLIAVILGLICINELLPTWYTSKVEKQATEISAGDPVKYQKELDRLSKDTLNLGFTKLHYSGAKEKEMKLGLDLKGGINVLLEINQRDLISNLTNYSENPILIEALNRTDEVQKNSTRSYIDNFFVEFDAVNKQKGANLKLADPEIFGNPNLTEIRFNTNDEEVKKIVRNRIELSTGTAYEVIRTRIDKMGVTQPNVQRVPGTGRISVEMPGVKDIDRVKKMLQTSAKLQFWEVQQLQEVAPYFEQLSQIIAVKGDSIGVPKTTNLMNLLQLNTMAANGVGNIKLSDTATINKILNSQIAKDARPANIKYTNFFWGYKPDAGNENNLVLYAIRSNASQKAPVDGAVESANIGYDDLGRVVVDMQMDSKGAKDWKTMTEKNVGKPVAVTLDNVVYTAPNVNEAIPSGRTQISGNFSQEEAQDLVNVLGAGKLPAGAKIVQAEVVGPSLGAESIQSGMWSFIIAFLIIVVYLIFYYGGAGVYAVIAMVFNLFFLIGIMDSVDATLTLPGIAGIVLSMAMAIDANVIVYERTKEELFLGKNIKEAYKEGFNFSLSAIIDGNITSLLTAIVLYVFGTGPIKGFAVTLGIGILMSMFTCVLLTRVMIFNRLEKGKGLSVWTPMTKNLFRNTWINFIGKRKFAYIFSAILTVICLLSIFTQGFKFGVDFNGGRSYVVRFDKSVNPVEADESLQKIFVAKDGDQNAVDVKTFGTDNQLKITTDYMINEESVEADMAVEQKLFEGLKQFLPADASVRNFKGGEDTTYGIISSVKVGPTVADDIKSGGAMALLIALVGIFLYILLRFKRWQFSTGAIASLVHDAIVILGAYSILRNIMPFSMEINQDFIAALLTVLGYSINDTVIIFDRIREYLKDKKSLTLENLFNDSISSTLGRTFNTAFATFLVILAIFIFGGENLRGFMFALLIGVGFGTYSTWFIASAVSYDLLKKKGTKAIAEDPIVEDVAGTTRN